GAGGTACCTCTAGTATTAAAGGAGTGGGCTAGAGTCCTCAAGGCAGAGGGCCAGCTCGTAATGAATTTGCCCAACTTAGAATGGTGCTTGCGGCAATGGCTTGACAAACCAGAATCAGAGCGCTGGGGCTGGCAGCTTGATACTATTTTTGGTCTTCAAAGCCATCCGGGTGAGTTTCATAAAACTGGTTTTACCGCTCCTCGATTACGTCAATTACTCGCAAAAGCTGGCTTTCGTGACATTAGTATTGCAGATTGTTGGTCCCACGAACAAAGCTGTTTTTGGATAGAAGCTAGTAAAGCTCCTAAAAATATAAGTTCCTTAGACAAAGTGGCTTATTCCACTAGTATCGTTGTACCCTGGTGGGATCACGGTGAGCTATTAGAAATTTGGGAACGCAACTTAAAGCATTTGTCTAACATTGAAATTATTTTTGTTGACAACGGTAGTCAAACCCCCACTAGAGATGCCTTAAAGAAATTTTGTCAAACTCATAATATTAAGCTAATTCGCAATTCTGAGAACCGAGGTTTTGCCGCAGCAAACAATCAAGGTATTCAAGTCGCCAGCAATGAGTATATTCTATTTCTTAATAACGACATTGAGGTGCTAACTGCTCCAGTTCCCTACCTATGTCAGCTTGCTGGAGAAGGAGTGGCAGGCCCAGGTCCTAAACAAACTGAAACCGGAGAAGTTTATTTAGAAGGCTGGGCTTTGTGTGTCAAAAAACAGGTTTTAGAAAGCTTTTGTGGCTGGTGCGAAGACTATGGACCAGGATATTGGGATGATGTTGACTTCTGCCATCGCGCTAAATCCAGTGGGTATTCCCTCACTCCAATTCCTGAAGATATTAAACATCAATTATTTACTCACAGCCAAAATACAACAGGTCGAGATGGGCGACTTAATCAATTAAAATTACATGTCCGTAATCGCGGCCTTTTTATTCAAAAGTATTACATGAATAAAATGCCTAAGATTGTCATTGACGGCATGTTTTTCCAGTTTTCCCATACTGGTATTGCTCGTGTTTGGTCAACTTTATTAACAGAATGGTCTAGGAGCAATTTTGCTGATTATCTTTTAGTGTTAGACCGCAATGGTTCTGCACCGAGAGTGCCTGGCATTCGCTACCGTCTCATCCCACCCTATAGCTATAGCAATGCGGCTCTCGATCGCGCCATCCTCCAGCAAATTTGTGATGAGGAGCAGGCCAGCTTATTCATTTCCACTTATTACACAACTCCGATTTCAACGCCTTCGGTATTCATGGCTTACGATATGATTCCGGAGCAGATTGGGTGGAATGTAGATGAGTTTATGTGGCGGGCAAAACATTATGCTATTCAACATGCCGATCGCTACATTGCAATTTCGCAAAATACTGCGCGAGACTTAGTTAAGCTCTTTCCCTACATTTCTCCGGAAGCGATTGCCGTTGCACCTTGTGGAGTACAACCCAGCTTTGTCCCGGCTGATGATATAGAAGTGGATGGATTTAAGCAGAAACACCAGATTACGCGGCCCTATTTCTTGATGGTCGGCACGAGAAACGGCTACAAGAATACTATTTTGTTCTGTAAAGCCTTTGCGAAACTCACGAATGCTGCCGACTTCAGTATTGTTTGTACGGGCGGCAACCCTACTCTAGAGCCTGAGCTGAGTGCTTGCTTACCTGTGAGTACGAGAGTTCACCTTCTGCAACTCAATGATGCCGAATTACGAACTGCCTATGCTGGGGCGATCGCGCTCGTATACCCCTCTCAGTATGAAGGCTTTGGGCTACCTATCTTAGAAGCAATGGCTTGTGGTTGCCCTGTCATTACTTGCCCTAATAGCTCCATCCCAGAGGTAGCAGGTCAAGCTGCCCTCTACGTGAATGACTCGGATGTTGCAGGGCTAACGGCTGCTCTGCAAAATGTGCAGAATTCAGCTTTACGTAACTCCTTGACCAAAGCAGGCTTAGAGCAGGCTAAACAATTCTCCTGGCTCCAAATGGCGAAAACTGTGAGTGAGACGTTGATGATAGCGGCTCAGAAAGTAACTCCCTTGACACCCTACAGCGCTCCAATGACGATCGCAGCGGTGGACAATCGACGCTTGATTGCTTTAGATAATGACTCTGATAGCAATGATAGTGGCCCTAATAACAGCCCTAGCAACCAAGCGACTCCGCCATCTCAGCCTGTAGCGCTCCCTTTACCCACTCCACCAGACAGCCGCGAAGCTTATGAGCAGTATCAACAGATGGGCAGAAGCTTGTTAGCCGAGCACCAACTCGAAGATGCGATTCAAGCTTTTGACAAAGCCCATCAGTTAAGCCCGCGCGATCCAGTGGCTTTGCATGATTTAGGCAGAGCTTACAAAGCCAAGGCAAATGAATCTCGCATGCGGGCTGACTTTTACCTAGGGTTTGCTTTATATCGTCAAGGCAAATATCAAGCTGCGATCGAGCGGTACCAGAAATTCTTAGCAAGCGACAAAGTAGGGGTTGCCCCGGAGTTGATTCAGCGAGTTTACAAGTGCTTGGGTGACTGCTTCCAGCGCTTGGGCCAGTACGACGCAGCCATTCAGGTTTACCAGGAAGCGGTACAGGCTTACCCGATCGCCAAGCTTTATTTTGACCTCATTTCTGCCCTGCGAGACAACGGCCAAACTGAAGCCGCGATCGCCACTGCCACTCAAGCCTTGAGCTTAATCCCCAACGATTTTTCGCTCAAGTTAGCTCAGCAGCTTACCTTGCCAATTCTGTACGAAAGTGTGGCAGAAATTGCCGAGACTCGGCGGTACTTTACTCAAGGTTTAGCCAAGATTAGCGCTGAACTCGATCTATCCACCCCAGAAGCCAGCCAAAATGCTCTCACCGGGATTAGCCGTTACGCTAACTTCTATCTGGCGTACCAAGGTGAGAACGATCGCCCGCTGCAACAAGAATATGGGCTGCTGGTGCATCAAATTATGGCGACCAACTACCCACAGTGGGTGCAAGATCGAGCCATGCCAGCTTTAAGCCCTAGTGGCAAAATTCGCATTGGCTATCTCTCCGACTGCCTCCGACAGCACACGGTAGGCAAATTATTTTTGGGCTGGTTGCGCCATTGCGATCGCCAAAAGTTTGAAATCTATTGCTACTCGCTGAATCGAGAACAGGACGCGATCGCCCAGGAAATTCAACGCCATAGCGATGCCTTTCATCAAATTTCTGGGGATTTAGAGGGCATGTGTCAGCAGATTTTGAACGATGAGTTGCATGTGCTGACGTTTCTCGATATTGGCATGCACCCGAAAGCTAGCCAGATTGCCAGTTTACGCTTGGCTCCAGTGCAGTGTATGACTTGGGGGCATCCGGTGACATCGGGCCTACCCACGGTTGACTACTTTCTTTCTAGCGAGCTGATGGAGCCAGAAAACGGTGAGGAACACTACTCCGAGCAATTGGTGCGGCTACCACAAATTGGCATTGCTTACGCCAAGCCCTCTATCCCAGAACTAACCAAAACCAGAGCCGATTTTGGGTTGCACCCCGATGCGGTGGTGTATTTGTCTTGCCAGTCGCTGTTCAAGTACTTGCCACAGTATGATTTTGTGTTTGCCGCAATCGCGCAACAAGTTCCCCAGGCCCAGTTTGCTTTTCTGGCTCACTTTAGCGCTGCTGTCACCGACAAGTTTCGCCAGCGCTTACAACGAGCTTTCGCAGCGGTGGGCTTAAATAGCGAGGACTATTGCATAATTTTGTCTCGACAAAACCAAGCGGGTTATTTGCAGCTCAATCTATTGTCCGACATCTTTTTGGATACTTTTGCCTGGTCCGGCGGCAACACCACCTTAGAGGCGATCGCTTGCAACTTACCCGTTGTCACTTGTCCCAGCGAATTTATGCGCGGGCGACATGCGGCGGGAATTCTACAAGCTTTGGGCATCCCTGAAGCGATCGCAGCCAACCCAGAGGATTATGTAGCGATCGCCGTGAAGTTAGGGCTGGATTCTGCGTGGCGGCAGGAGATGAGACAGCGCGTCACCCAAGGCCATGCTCAGCTTTTTGATGATCCAGGCTGTGTCAGAGCGCTAGAAGCGTTTTATCAGCAGGTGGTACAGGCAGAAGCTTAAGACGATCGCACATCCTAAACAATTTCGTACCAATCCCTAGCGACCCAGACCCTAACGCCCCGGATCTATAGGGCGAATTTGCGGGGGACTGGGTTCTAGGAGAACTCTAGGTGGTTCGGGGGGCTGGAGAGCCTTCCGCCACTCGCCAATTTGAAGTTGGGCTGGGGCATAGGCTTCGGTGCGAGGGGGAACCTTTTGGGCGATCGCGATCGCGCTGGGCAAGTTGTAATTCGCTTGATTTTGCGCCAAGACTAAAATGGATTGGCTCCACTGATTGATGGCCGCTTCGGCATCAACTCGCAAAGAACTAGAGGCAGGAATTTGATCCGC
This region of Trichocoleus desertorum NBK24 genomic DNA includes:
- a CDS encoding glycosyltransferase, yielding MTNQFIQQTANPLKLYLGCGRKIKPGYINVDQYLVGPNITQMDVFNLPFGPNSVDEIFTEHMLEHLSKHEVPLVLKEWARVLKAEGQLVMNLPNLEWCLRQWLDKPESERWGWQLDTIFGLQSHPGEFHKTGFTAPRLRQLLAKAGFRDISIADCWSHEQSCFWIEASKAPKNISSLDKVAYSTSIVVPWWDHGELLEIWERNLKHLSNIEIIFVDNGSQTPTRDALKKFCQTHNIKLIRNSENRGFAAANNQGIQVASNEYILFLNNDIEVLTAPVPYLCQLAGEGVAGPGPKQTETGEVYLEGWALCVKKQVLESFCGWCEDYGPGYWDDVDFCHRAKSSGYSLTPIPEDIKHQLFTHSQNTTGRDGRLNQLKLHVRNRGLFIQKYYMNKMPKIVIDGMFFQFSHTGIARVWSTLLTEWSRSNFADYLLVLDRNGSAPRVPGIRYRLIPPYSYSNAALDRAILQQICDEEQASLFISTYYTTPISTPSVFMAYDMIPEQIGWNVDEFMWRAKHYAIQHADRYIAISQNTARDLVKLFPYISPEAIAVAPCGVQPSFVPADDIEVDGFKQKHQITRPYFLMVGTRNGYKNTILFCKAFAKLTNAADFSIVCTGGNPTLEPELSACLPVSTRVHLLQLNDAELRTAYAGAIALVYPSQYEGFGLPILEAMACGCPVITCPNSSIPEVAGQAALYVNDSDVAGLTAALQNVQNSALRNSLTKAGLEQAKQFSWLQMAKTVSETLMIAAQKVTPLTPYSAPMTIAAVDNRRLIALDNDSDSNDSGPNNSPSNQATPPSQPVALPLPTPPDSREAYEQYQQMGRSLLAEHQLEDAIQAFDKAHQLSPRDPVALHDLGRAYKAKANESRMRADFYLGFALYRQGKYQAAIERYQKFLASDKVGVAPELIQRVYKCLGDCFQRLGQYDAAIQVYQEAVQAYPIAKLYFDLISALRDNGQTEAAIATATQALSLIPNDFSLKLAQQLTLPILYESVAEIAETRRYFTQGLAKISAELDLSTPEASQNALTGISRYANFYLAYQGENDRPLQQEYGLLVHQIMATNYPQWVQDRAMPALSPSGKIRIGYLSDCLRQHTVGKLFLGWLRHCDRQKFEIYCYSLNREQDAIAQEIQRHSDAFHQISGDLEGMCQQILNDELHVLTFLDIGMHPKASQIASLRLAPVQCMTWGHPVTSGLPTVDYFLSSELMEPENGEEHYSEQLVRLPQIGIAYAKPSIPELTKTRADFGLHPDAVVYLSCQSLFKYLPQYDFVFAAIAQQVPQAQFAFLAHFSAAVTDKFRQRLQRAFAAVGLNSEDYCIILSRQNQAGYLQLNLLSDIFLDTFAWSGGNTTLEAIACNLPVVTCPSEFMRGRHAAGILQALGIPEAIAANPEDYVAIAVKLGLDSAWRQEMRQRVTQGHAQLFDDPGCVRALEAFYQQVVQAEA